A window of the Cytophagaceae bacterium genome harbors these coding sequences:
- a CDS encoding TatD family hydrolase, translating into MLVDFHTHQTTPDAKIRKLSNITLSRKIIEDIDHFEFNPDLNYSAGIHPWDIEPEFLKEAYEWLEIFLKNPQVKVLGECGLDKLKGPDFKTQEEVFIKQIRLAEHFKKPLVIHCVRSFNELFAIKKLIRPKVPMVIHGFNKKIEIAQLLIEKGFYLSFGNDLIINDKLKEVFLNVPLEKVFFETDDNLDLDVENVYKIAADIKKIPVKELIEIIYQNYLELFI; encoded by the coding sequence ATGCTGGTCGATTTTCATACTCATCAAACGACACCCGATGCTAAAATAAGAAAACTTAGCAATATTACCCTCAGTCGAAAAATAATTGAGGATATCGATCATTTTGAGTTTAATCCGGACTTAAACTATTCGGCAGGGATTCATCCCTGGGATATTGAACCTGAATTTCTCAAAGAAGCATATGAATGGCTGGAGATTTTCCTAAAAAATCCCCAGGTTAAAGTACTGGGAGAGTGTGGCTTAGATAAACTCAAAGGTCCTGATTTTAAAACTCAGGAAGAAGTTTTTATTAAGCAAATAAGGTTGGCCGAGCATTTTAAAAAGCCTTTGGTGATCCATTGTGTCAGAAGTTTCAATGAGCTTTTTGCCATAAAAAAACTTATAAGACCTAAAGTACCAATGGTAATTCATGGCTTCAATAAAAAAATCGAAATCGCTCAATTGTTGATTGAAAAAGGTTTTTATCTTTCTTTTGGTAATGACCTCATTATTAATGATAAGCTAAAGGAGGTTTTTCTGAACGTACCATTAGAAAAGGTTTTTTTTGAAACTGATGATAATTTGGATTTGGATGTTGAAAATGTATATAAAATAGCGGCTGATATAAAAAAAATACCTGTAAAAGAACTAATAGAAATTATTTACCAGAATTACCTCGAATTATTTATATGA
- a CDS encoding GNAT family N-acetyltransferase, whose protein sequence is MLNLECKPFGELSTDELYRIMWLRQEVFIVEQNCVFSDLDYKDQKAWHCMAKKSDGQIVAYTRLFDENDYYEGFLSIGRVVSIPTERKEGFGRKVFDFSVKKVNELFGNKPVKIGAQAYLEKFYESFGFKSINQDYIEDGIEHKLMVKEID, encoded by the coding sequence ATGCTAAATCTGGAATGTAAACCTTTCGGTGAATTAAGTACCGATGAGCTGTACAGAATCATGTGGCTACGGCAGGAAGTTTTTATTGTGGAGCAAAACTGTGTTTTTTCTGATTTGGATTACAAAGATCAGAAAGCCTGGCATTGTATGGCCAAAAAATCTGACGGGCAAATTGTGGCCTACACCCGGCTTTTTGATGAAAATGATTATTATGAAGGTTTTTTATCGATTGGGAGAGTGGTATCCATTCCAACTGAAAGAAAAGAGGGTTTTGGCAGAAAAGTATTTGATTTTTCTGTGAAAAAAGTCAATGAATTATTTGGAAATAAACCTGTAAAAATTGGAGCTCAGGCCTATCTGGAGAAGTTTTATGAATCATTTGGTTTTAAATCCATAAACCAGGATTACATCGAAGACGGTATTGAGCATAAGTTGATGGTGAAGGAGATAGATTGA